From the genome of Azospirillum brasilense, one region includes:
- a CDS encoding UDP-2,3-diacylglucosamine diphosphatase — protein MSASRDVKRYRSIWISDVHLGTRGCKAEYLLDFLKHNESDHLYLVGDIVDGWRLRKTWYWPQAHNDVVQKILRRARKGVQVYYIPGNHDEAARDYVGLQFGGVQVVEEMIHVTADGRQLLVTHGDRFDVVVKYARWLAFIGDNAYVVLLQVNTLFNWVRRKLGFPYWSLSAFLKHKTKTAVEFIGNYETALGDEARRRKVDGVVCGHIHTAEIRDMEGILYCNDGDWVESCTALVEHPCGRLEIIDWAADIRRRAATTLPARIPAKEKPENVKEKAAKESVAA, from the coding sequence ATGAGCGCATCACGCGACGTCAAGCGATACCGCAGCATCTGGATCTCCGACGTCCATCTGGGCACGCGGGGATGCAAGGCGGAGTATCTTCTCGATTTCCTGAAGCACAACGAGTCCGACCACCTCTATCTCGTCGGCGACATCGTGGACGGCTGGCGGCTGCGCAAGACATGGTACTGGCCGCAGGCGCACAACGACGTGGTGCAGAAGATCCTGCGCCGGGCGCGCAAGGGCGTGCAGGTCTACTACATTCCCGGCAACCACGACGAGGCCGCCCGCGATTATGTCGGCCTGCAGTTCGGCGGCGTCCAGGTGGTCGAGGAGATGATCCACGTCACCGCCGACGGGAGGCAGCTTCTGGTCACCCATGGCGACCGCTTCGACGTGGTGGTGAAGTACGCCCGCTGGCTGGCCTTCATCGGCGACAACGCCTACGTGGTGCTGCTCCAGGTCAACACGCTGTTCAACTGGGTCCGCCGCAAGCTGGGCTTCCCCTACTGGTCCCTGTCGGCCTTCCTGAAGCACAAGACGAAGACGGCGGTCGAGTTCATCGGCAACTACGAGACCGCCCTCGGCGACGAGGCCCGGCGCCGCAAGGTGGACGGGGTCGTCTGCGGCCACATCCACACCGCGGAAATCCGCGACATGGAAGGAATCCTCTATTGCAACGACGGCGACTGGGTCGAGTCCTGCACCGCCTTGGTCGAGCATCCCTGCGGCCGGCTGGAGATCATCGATTGGGCGGCGGACATCCGCCGGCGCGCCGCAACGACGCTGCCCGCCCGCATCCCGGCCAAGGAGAAGCCGGAGAATGTGAAGGAGAAGGCGGCCAAGGAGTCGGTTGCGGCGTGA
- a CDS encoding glycosyltransferase family 4 protein, with protein MNILIVSDAWLPQVNGVVRTIGTVRSELEAMGHRVEVIGPDRFPTVPMPTYPEIRLALGAGRRLNAMIEALRPDCIHIATEGPLGFAARRYCLHRGRPFTTAYHTRFPEYVRDRAPVPLALSYAVVRRFHRPSSAVMVATPSIESDLAARGFTNIRRWTRGVDTDLFRPRAKEFLALPRPIALYVGRVAVEKNLEEFLKLDLPGSKLVVGDGPARAELQQKYPDVHWAGARHGEELAQHYAAADVFVFPSRTDTFGLVLLEALASGVPVAAYPVPGPLDVVDGSAVGCLDEDLKGAIERALTIQPEVCRNYALNFSWRRSAEQFLANLRPFT; from the coding sequence GTGAACATCCTGATCGTCTCCGACGCCTGGCTCCCCCAGGTCAACGGCGTGGTGCGCACCATCGGCACCGTCCGCTCGGAGTTGGAGGCCATGGGCCACCGGGTCGAGGTGATCGGACCCGACCGCTTCCCCACCGTGCCCATGCCCACCTACCCGGAAATCCGGCTGGCGCTGGGCGCGGGGCGGCGGCTGAACGCAATGATCGAAGCGTTGCGCCCCGACTGCATCCACATCGCCACCGAAGGGCCGCTGGGCTTCGCCGCCCGGCGCTACTGCCTGCACCGCGGCCGGCCCTTCACCACCGCCTACCACACCCGCTTTCCCGAGTATGTGCGCGACCGGGCGCCGGTGCCGCTGGCGCTCAGCTACGCGGTGGTGCGCCGCTTCCACAGGCCATCCTCGGCGGTGATGGTGGCGACGCCATCCATCGAGAGCGACCTCGCCGCCCGCGGCTTCACCAACATCCGGCGCTGGACGCGCGGCGTGGACACCGACCTGTTCCGCCCCCGCGCCAAGGAGTTCCTGGCGCTGCCCCGTCCTATCGCCCTCTATGTCGGGCGCGTGGCGGTGGAGAAGAACCTGGAGGAGTTCCTGAAGCTCGACCTGCCGGGCAGCAAGCTGGTGGTCGGCGACGGCCCGGCCCGCGCGGAGCTTCAGCAGAAATACCCGGACGTCCATTGGGCCGGCGCCCGCCATGGCGAGGAATTGGCCCAGCATTACGCCGCGGCGGACGTCTTCGTCTTCCCGTCGCGCACCGACACCTTCGGTCTGGTGCTGCTGGAGGCGCTGGCCTCGGGCGTGCCGGTGGCCGCCTACCCGGTGCCCGGCCCGCTGGACGTGGTTGACGGTTCCGCTGTCGGCTGCCTAGACGAGGATCTCAAGGGGGCGATCGAGCGCGCCCTGACCATCCAGCCGGAAGTGTGCCGGAACTATGCCCTGAACTTCTCCTGGCGCCGCTCCGCCGAACAGTTCCTGGCGAACCTGCGCCCATTCACCTGA
- a CDS encoding diacylglycerol/lipid kinase family protein: protein MPEASGLAAATRRRLLVIHNPVAGARRARRLGAVLELLEQRYGAPVTLRATGGRGDAEAMARAVAPGAFDAVVAAGGDGTINEVVNGLGARGRGETTIPLGIVPLGTANVLAHELDQPLDAEGVARVLAEGRTLPVHLGVANGRAFAMMAGAGLDAHVVERVDMRLKRLIGKGAYAVETLARIAAGGGGPYRVAVDDAEPVEVASVIVAKGHFYGGRFVCAPDARLTDPRLHVCLFPRAGRGNALRYLWGVTAGRLPRFPDYRILPARRVVIDGPAGEPVQGDGDVIARLPVEIALAPWVLPVLAR, encoded by the coding sequence GTGCCTGAGGCATCCGGGCTGGCCGCGGCGACCCGGCGTCGTCTTCTGGTCATCCACAACCCGGTGGCCGGCGCCCGCCGGGCGCGCCGTCTGGGTGCGGTACTGGAACTGCTGGAGCAGCGCTACGGGGCCCCGGTGACGCTTCGGGCCACCGGCGGGCGCGGCGACGCGGAGGCGATGGCCCGCGCGGTAGCCCCCGGCGCCTTCGACGCGGTGGTCGCCGCGGGTGGCGACGGCACCATCAACGAGGTGGTCAACGGGCTGGGCGCGCGCGGACGCGGGGAAACGACAATACCCTTGGGCATCGTGCCGCTGGGCACCGCCAACGTGCTTGCCCATGAACTGGACCAGCCCCTGGATGCGGAGGGCGTGGCGCGGGTGCTGGCGGAAGGGCGCACGCTGCCCGTGCATCTGGGTGTGGCGAATGGACGCGCCTTCGCCATGATGGCCGGCGCCGGCCTGGATGCCCACGTGGTCGAGCGGGTGGACATGCGGCTGAAGCGGCTGATCGGCAAGGGTGCCTACGCGGTGGAAACGCTGGCCCGGATCGCCGCGGGCGGCGGCGGCCCCTACCGCGTGGCGGTGGACGATGCGGAGCCGGTGGAGGTCGCCTCCGTCATCGTCGCCAAGGGGCATTTCTACGGAGGGCGCTTCGTTTGTGCGCCCGACGCCCGGCTGACCGACCCGCGGCTGCACGTCTGCCTGTTCCCGCGGGCGGGGCGGGGGAACGCCCTGCGCTACCTGTGGGGCGTCACCGCCGGTCGTCTGCCGCGCTTCCCCGACTACCGCATCCTGCCCGCCCGCCGGGTGGTCATCGACGGGCCGGCGGGGGAGCCCGTGCAGGGCGACGGCGACGTGATCGCCCGTCTACCGGTGGAGATCGCGCTGGCCCCGTGGGTCCTGCCGGTGCTGGCGCGCTGA